A genomic region of Haliotis asinina isolate JCU_RB_2024 chromosome 1, JCU_Hal_asi_v2, whole genome shotgun sequence contains the following coding sequences:
- the LOC137278982 gene encoding uncharacterized protein — translation MDMIMRGRKRCFLTVGTLIIICLLTGQLIIFVTRQIEYNRYNSLDIDFSFLMELRERTNPAPVETFEFDELLHEYKKKIQDVQQARLWRTNPKLNSCETEPVSGNPCVDTHCSPRHPEEVSHRLERLLQTTNNLNVTLFNLLFELFGVQKSGKRLVILTASSSDHYYESQGLIQSIHQNVVPEMDNLTLIYYDIGLEDWQREQLQKYCRCQVRRFPFELMPIRLKTLRCYTWKSFIIQAHIRSADVIIWTDAAVRFRKSSIGPLLQEVETKGIMLEDGTPRYSVADHAQKIMFDYFGEKTCQYAQVIEKQPGFLVLKNERFVREIVLKPWVACAMNKKCMCPAHPETLIVCHTYVRKYNKCHRFDQAAINIILAKLFWGSEMSFVPTRKYIDFRKEEKVYYFEQLES, via the exons TTGGAACCCTGATAATCATTTGCCTGTTGACTGGACAACTTATCATATTCGTCACCCGTCAAATTGAATACAACCGAT ACAATTCATTAGACATAGACTTTTCCTTCTTAATGGAACTGCGGGAACGGACAAACCCAG CACCAGTTGAAACGTTTGAATTTGACGAGTTGCTACACGAATATAAGAAGAAAATACAAG ATGTACAGCAAGCGCGGCTGTGGAGAACAAACCCAAAATTAAATTCCTGCGAAACCGAACCAGTATCTG GAAACCCATGTGTTGACACTCACTGTAGTCCCAGGCATCCGGAGGAAGTGTCCCACAGATTAGAACGTCTTTTGCAAACAACGAACAATCTGAATGTTACATTATTCAACCTTCTGTTTGAGCTTTTTGGCGTCCAGAAATCAGGCAAGCGTTTAGTGATCCTAACCGCATCGTCCTCGGACCATTATTATGAATCTCAGGGATTAATCCAAAGTATTCATCAGAACGTGGTTCCAGAAATGGACAATCTTACCCTGATCTACTATGACATTGGACTAGAAGACTGGCAGAGGGAGCAG CTACAGAAGTACTGCCGGTGCCAGGTCCGTAGATTCCCATTCGAGCTGATGCCTATCAGGCTGAAGACCCTTCGATGTTACACCTGGAAGTCCTTCATTATTCAG GCACATATCCGGTCAGCTGACGTCATCATCTGGACAGACGCTGCAGTTCGATTTCGCAAATCCAGCATAGGACCACTTCTCCAAGAAGTTGAGACCAAAGGCATTATGTTAGAGGATGGGACACCACGCTACTCAGTAGCCGACCACGCACAGAAGATCATGTTTGATTACTTTGGCGAAAAGACATGTCAATATGCACAAGTAATTGAGAAACAACCTGGATtccttgttttaaaaaatgaacgTTTCGTCAGGGAGATTGTTCTGAAACCGTGGGTAGCTTGTGCCATGAACAAGAAGTGTATGTGCCCTGCACACCCTGAGACATTGATAGTATGTCACACGTACGTGCGTAAATACAACAAATGTCACAGATTTGACCAAGCAGCAATCAATATAATTTTGGCCAAATTGTTTTGGGGCAGTGAGATGAGTTTTGTCCCAACgcgaaagtatattgactttcGGAAAGAAGAAAAAGTGTACTATTTTGAACAACTAGAATCTTGA
- the LOC137278993 gene encoding iduronate 2-sulfatase-like translates to MYLAKSSRSIMKILFFYLLCLGAVHGRKNVLFFVADDMRPSIGAYDGPDSPSPVHPKMHTPNFDALAARSLLLKQAYVSVALCNPSRTAVLTSRRPDTSHIWCNDLYFRQYGGNFTTLPEYFKQNGYRTIGMGKIFHPGILSGGDDPVSWTDPYTHADDDYIRADDLLIEPVSEERAKARPLQDQLLAEYAIQALKEVAPKARSGEQPFFLAVGFRKPHITWNFPARFKEYYPLESLRLPPNYYAPVGMPAMAWHNFFNLTRFKDMQPYNVTQAGQINFTFPDQITLEMRQAYYSCISYIDYELGRVIAELDNQGLTNNTIISFFGDHGWHLGEHAEWQKETNFDDTTHAPMMIHVPGVTDHGVVTEKLTEFVDLYPTLVEAAGLPKLNMCPPNSQNVSLCTEGMSMVPLMTNPTLDDWKNVAFSEYSRIGNGIDSDSVIGYSMRTEMYRYTEWVNFKAMPIYKPLWDQQHGAELYDHTKDPEENYNRADDPSYKDIRVELSRNLRLGWRGALPNRRV, encoded by the coding sequence ATGTACTTAGCGAAATCATCGAGAAGTATTATGAAgatattgtttttttatttgctCTGTCTGGGAGCAGTCCATGgaaggaagaatgttttgtttttcgttGCGGACGATATGAGACCCAGTATTGGTGCCTACGATGGACCAGATTCTCCATCTCCAGTTCATCCAAAGATGCACACCCCGAATTTTGATGCGCTTGCCGCCCGATCCCTGTTACTCAAGCAAGCTTATGTCTCAGTGGCTTTATGCAATCCTAGCAGGACGGCAGTTCTCACCAGCAGACGCCCTGACACAAGCCACATCTGGTGCAACGATCTTTACTTCCGGCAGTATGGAGGTAATTTCACAACACTGCCCGAGTACTTCAAGCAAAACGGGTACAGGACCATTGGAATGGGGAAGATATTTCATCCAGGAATACTGTCCGGTGGTGACGATCCTGTTTCATGGACTGATCCCTACACCCATGCGGATGATGATTACATACGTGCTGACGACCTCCTCATAGAACCTGTGTCAGAGGAAAGGGCTAAAGCACGACCTCTTCAGGATCAACTTCTGGCTGAGTACGCCATTCAAGCCCTCAAGGAGGTGGCCCCAAAAGCCAGATCAGGTGAGCAACCATTCTTTCTGGCTGTGGGTTTCCGTAAACCCCACATAACTTGGAACTTCCCTGCCCGCTTTAAGGAGTACTACCCTTTGGAAAGTCTGAGGCTACCACCAAATTATTATGCTCCAGTAGGAATGCCAGCCATGGCTTGGCACAATTTCTTTAATCTGACTAGGTTCAAAGATATGCAGCCCTACAACGTGACACAAGCTGGTCAAATTAACTTTACATTTCCCGATCAAATCACTCTTGAGATGCGACAAGCCTATTACAGCTGCATAAGCTACATAGATTATGAACTTGGAAGGGTCATTGCAGAGCTGGATAACCAGGGCCTGACTAATAATACCATAATATCCTTCTTTGGTGACCATGGATGGCATTTGGGGGAACATGCCGAATGGCAAAAGGAAACCAATTTTGATGATACCACCCATGCTCCTATGATGATTCATGTTCCCGGAGTTACGGATCATGGTGTTGTCACTGAGAAACTTACAGAATTCGTTGATCTGTATCCTACACTCGTTGAAGCTGCAGGACTTCCAAAACTCAACATGTGTCCACCGAACTCTCAAAATGTCAGTCTGTGTACAGAAGGTATGAGCATGGTGCCACTTATGACAAACCCAACCTTAGACGATTGGAAAAATGTAGCATTCTCTGAGTATTCCAGAATAGGCAATGGAATAGATAGTGATTCGGTTATTGGTTACAGCATGAGAACAGAAATGTATCGATACACAGAGTGGGTTAACTTCAAGGCCATGCCAATCTATAAGCCCCTTTGGGACCAGCAACATGGTGCTGAACTCTATGATCACACGAAAGACCCAGAGGAGAACTATAACCGAGCAGATGACCCGTCCTACAAAGACATCAGGGTTGAGCTGTCAAGGAACCTGAGGCTGGGCTGGAGAGGAGCTCTTCCTAACAGACGCGTCTGA